The Streptomyces sp. NBC_00435 nucleotide sequence CGGGATCGTCACTCAGCGCGTCCTGTCCAGCGAGATCGAGACCGGCACCGCCGGCTTCGACACCGACTGCCTGATCGCCGTCTCCCAGGGCGGCCGCAGCTCCGAGACCATCGCCGCCTTCGAGTGCGCCGCCCCCGGCATCACGAGGACCGCGCTGCTCAACGTGGTCCCCTCGCCGCTCGGCGACCTCGCCGACCTCACCGTGGACCTCGGCAACGAGCCCGACTCGTACGCCTCGACCATCGGCTACACCGGCACCGTCGTCGCCCTCGACCTGATCGCCGGCGCCGTCGCCGGCCGTGACGGCGACCCGTGGGGCGGGATCGCGGAGCAGACCACCGCGGTCCACCAGCAGGCCACCGCGATCATCGCCGGTCTGCGGGAGCGCGGCGCCCGCTGCATCGCCTCCGACGGCGTGGCGGCCGGGGCCTCCCGGGCCTCCGCCGAGGAGGGCGCGCTGCTGCTGCGCGAGGTGGTACGGATGACCGCGGCCGCCTCGGCGACCCGGAACTACCTGCACGGCGAGATGGAGTCGGCGGGCAACACCCTCCACATCGTCCACGGCGACGGCCGCGAGATCGAGCTGGCCCGCTCGCTGGCGGGCGCCGGTCACCTCACGCTGCTGATCACGGCGGCCGAGGTGGAGCCCGCGGACAGCCTGTCGGTCGTCCGCCTGCCCCGGGTCGCGGACGCGGTCCGGGTGGTCCTGGAGACGGTGGTCCTCCAGGAGCTGGTCGCCCAGCTCAGCGACGAGCGGAACGTCCCGATCGAGTCGTTCGTCTTCGCCAACGACGACACCAAGCAGGGCGGCCTCGACATGTCCGACTTCGAGGTCGCGGCGTTCACCCAGACCGTCCAGGCCTGACGGCCCGGGCGCCCGCGCCCCGGTACGGCGGCTGCCCCTACCGGTGGGCAGTCGCCGTCCGGCGCGGTGAGATCATCGGCGGATGGATACGGAACCCGGGATGGACGGCGTACTGCGGCAGCTGGGTTCCGTCGGACCGTTCTTCACCGCTGCCTGCGGGAAGGAGCCGCCCGGGCCCGGCTTCCGGCCGCTCGGCGAGCTGTACGGGGAGCGGCTGGGGCCCTACGTGGGCGAGGTCGGGCGGCGGATCGGGAGCGGGCCGGGGCGGGTGGCCGCCTCGACCGCGCAGTTCGGGATCGCCGGGCGGCTCTGGTCGCTCGCGCTCGGCTGCGCCGTGCTGTCCGGGCGGGTCCCGGATCTCGGACCCGACCGCCTGCACTGGCGGCTGCCCGGCGCCGGGTCACTGGAGCTGTGGCTGCCCGAGCCCGCCGAACTGCCCGGTGCGACACCCGCGCGGGCCCTGGCGGACACCGTGCTCGGCAACCTCGCGGTGCTCGACGCGGCGCTGCGCGAGCGGTTCGGCGTCTCCCCGCGGGTGCTGCGCGGCAACACCGCCTCCGGGCTGGTCGGAGCCGTCCGGGTGCTCACCGACCGGGTGCCGGGGGACGCGGCTGCCTCCCTCGCCGCCGAACTGCTCGCCGACGGCGGTCCGCTCGGAGGTACGGGCACCTTCGTCCACGAACCCGGGCTCGGAGTGGCCTTCGTCCGCCGCAGCTGCTGCCTGTACTACAAGGTGCCGGGCGGCGGCCTCTGCGGGGACTGCGTGCTGCGGACCGGGTAGGGCCGTTCGGACCAACGAGGGGTGTGGCGGACGGCGCCGAACCGCAGGCGCTCCTACGTTCCCTGCCATGACGCACGAGCGAGCCGGCGCCCCGGCACCCGCACACCCCGCCCGCCCCGCCGACCCCGCGCTCCCCGGCGCGTCCGGGATCTCCCGCCGAGCCGCCCTGACCGGGCTGGCCGCCGGGGCCGGCTCCCTGGCCGTCGGAGCGGGGGCCCCGCCCGCCGCCGCTCTGCCCGCCGCCGCCCTCCCGGCGCCCGCGCCGGCGTCTCCCCGGGCCGCGGCCCCCGATCCCTCGCCGGGAGCCATGACGCTCTTCGCCGACCCGGGCTTCAACTTCGCCGGCCTCTTCGCCCTGGGGGCCGCCGGCATGCGCGCCTCCGAGGTCGGCGAGGTCCTCACCGCCGTCAACGCGATCAATGCCGCCGGGCTGTCCGCGCAGACCTTCACCGACACCTTCCGCGCCTGGGGAGACCGCCTCGCCGCGCCCCCGGCCGCCGGCCGCCACGGCGGCTCGGTCCCCTCGCAGACCCGCAGGTTCCGCTCGCTGCGGGCCGCGCAGTACTACGCGCAGGCCCTGTTCTACGTCCTCGGTACCGACCGGCCGGGGGACGAGAAGGAGGTCTACCTCGAAGGTCGGCGCGCCTGGGACACCTTCACCCGGCTCTGCTCCCCGGCCGCCGTCCGCGCGAAGGTCCCGTACGGCAGGACCCAGCTGCCGGTCTGGTTCTTCCGTCCCGAGGGCCACGGCCCGTCCGAACCCCGCCCCACGGTCATCCTCACCAACGGCAGCGACGGCCAGAACGTCGACATGTGGACGTACGGGGTGTCCGCCGCCCTCGACCGGGGCTGGAACGCCCTGGTCTACGACGGTCCGGGCCAGGGCGAGCCGCTCTTCGTCCAGGAACTGTCCTTCACGCCCCGCTGGGAGGAGGTGGTCGGCCCGCTGATCGACTGGCTGGACCGGCGCGAGGACGTGGACAGCTCGCGGATCGCGCTCACCGGCCTCAGCATGGGCGGCAACCTCGTGGCGCGCGCCGCCGCGTTCGAACCCCGCATCGCGGCCCTGGTCTGCCAGCCCGGCTGCGTCAGCCCGTGGCTCGGCTTCGACAAGGAGCTCCGCGACGTGGTCACCGCCGACAAGGCGGAGACCAACCGGGTGTGGAACGAGGAGGTCGTCCCCGAGCTCACCCCGCAGCTCGCCCACACCGTGAAGAAGCGGTTCGAGATCTTCTCGACGGAGGCGCTGCGGGAGGCCCGCGCCGGACGGGTCTTCACCGACCTGTGGACCCCGGCCCAGCTGGCCATCGGTCTCGACGTCACCGCCGTCGTCCCGAAGATCAAGGCCCCGACGCTCGTCCTGGACTACGACTTC carries:
- a CDS encoding SIS domain-containing protein, which encodes MSGSRITFLEGQADQGAALARIADRVRTQLASPELAGLLAAERPLFTGIGASYAALAVPVQQLREAGIVTQRVLSSEIETGTAGFDTDCLIAVSQGGRSSETIAAFECAAPGITRTALLNVVPSPLGDLADLTVDLGNEPDSYASTIGYTGTVVALDLIAGAVAGRDGDPWGGIAEQTTAVHQQATAIIAGLRERGARCIASDGVAAGASRASAEEGALLLREVVRMTAAASATRNYLHGEMESAGNTLHIVHGDGREIELARSLAGAGHLTLLITAAEVEPADSLSVVRLPRVADAVRVVLETVVLQELVAQLSDERNVPIESFVFANDDTKQGGLDMSDFEVAAFTQTVQA
- a CDS encoding (2Fe-2S)-binding protein; the encoded protein is MDTEPGMDGVLRQLGSVGPFFTAACGKEPPGPGFRPLGELYGERLGPYVGEVGRRIGSGPGRVAASTAQFGIAGRLWSLALGCAVLSGRVPDLGPDRLHWRLPGAGSLELWLPEPAELPGATPARALADTVLGNLAVLDAALRERFGVSPRVLRGNTASGLVGAVRVLTDRVPGDAAASLAAELLADGGPLGGTGTFVHEPGLGVAFVRRSCCLYYKVPGGGLCGDCVLRTG
- a CDS encoding alpha/beta hydrolase family protein, giving the protein MTHERAGAPAPAHPARPADPALPGASGISRRAALTGLAAGAGSLAVGAGAPPAAALPAAALPAPAPASPRAAAPDPSPGAMTLFADPGFNFAGLFALGAAGMRASEVGEVLTAVNAINAAGLSAQTFTDTFRAWGDRLAAPPAAGRHGGSVPSQTRRFRSLRAAQYYAQALFYVLGTDRPGDEKEVYLEGRRAWDTFTRLCSPAAVRAKVPYGRTQLPVWFFRPEGHGPSEPRPTVILTNGSDGQNVDMWTYGVSAALDRGWNALVYDGPGQGEPLFVQELSFTPRWEEVVGPLIDWLDRREDVDSSRIALTGLSMGGNLVARAAAFEPRIAALVCQPGCVSPWLGFDKELRDVVTADKAETNRVWNEEVVPELTPQLAHTVKKRFEIFSTEALREARAGRVFTDLWTPAQLAIGLDVTAVVPKIKAPTLVLDYDFEQFYPGQPKQMYDLLRSRREYVKLTGATGAQLHCSPMAPQQHCDVVFDWLADVLHR